The Tenacibaculum jejuense genome includes a window with the following:
- a CDS encoding phytoene/squalene synthase family protein: MKNLFDDVSYKCSKIVTNSYSTSFSLATKMLSKSIRSHIYNIYGFVRFADEIVDTFHDYDKEGLLNRFEKDYYLSKHSGISLNPILNSFVHTVNEFGITDDMVQAFLKSMRADLHKTEYKTQEEYNEYIYGSADVVGLMCLKVFVKGDNSKYEALKDPAMRLGSAFQKVNFLRDLKDDVELLNRSYFPNVNLKELDNKSKEEIIAEIEADFDYAFSNGILQLPVDAKFGVYMAYRYYRKLLNKLKATPSAQIMDTRIRISNPMKINLLARSYVKYKLNLI, from the coding sequence ATGAAAAATTTATTTGACGACGTTTCTTATAAGTGTAGTAAAATTGTTACCAACAGTTATAGTACATCATTTTCATTAGCCACAAAAATGTTATCTAAGTCAATTAGGTCACACATCTATAATATATATGGTTTTGTGCGTTTTGCAGATGAAATAGTAGATACTTTTCATGATTACGATAAAGAAGGGTTATTAAATCGTTTTGAAAAAGATTATTATTTATCAAAGCATTCTGGAATAAGCTTGAATCCTATTTTAAATTCATTTGTACATACTGTAAATGAGTTTGGAATCACTGATGATATGGTACAAGCTTTCTTAAAAAGTATGCGTGCTGATTTACATAAAACTGAATACAAAACACAAGAAGAATATAACGAATATATATATGGATCTGCAGATGTTGTTGGATTAATGTGTTTAAAGGTTTTTGTGAAAGGTGATAATAGTAAATATGAAGCTTTGAAAGATCCTGCAATGCGTTTAGGTTCTGCTTTCCAGAAAGTGAATTTTCTACGTGATTTAAAAGATGATGTAGAACTATTAAATCGCTCTTATTTTCCAAATGTAAATTTGAAAGAATTAGATAATAAATCTAAAGAAGAGATAATAGCAGAAATTGAAGCAGATTTTGATTATGCTTTTTCTAACGGAATTTTACAATTACCTGTTGATGCTAAGTTTGGAGTGTACATGGCTTATCGTTATTACAGAAAACTATTGAATAAGTTAAAAGCTACTCCATCTGCTCAAATTATGGATACTAGAATTAGGATTTCTAATCCGATGAAGATAAATTTGTTGGCTAGAAGTTATGTAAAATATAAATTAAACTTGATTTAA
- a CDS encoding sterol desaturase family protein, translated as MTFALVTLGTFILMEGITWCTHKYVMHGFGWYLHEDHHQPGYPHVFEKNDAFFVVFAIPSMMLFFFGIRPELNFLFFIGLGILFYGLAYFLIHDVLIHRRFKWFDKTDNWYFRGLRKAHKIHHKKLGKHEGECFGMLFVPFKYFKEYLK; from the coding sequence ATGACATTTGCTTTAGTTACCTTAGGTACATTTATTTTAATGGAAGGTATTACATGGTGTACTCATAAATATGTAATGCATGGTTTTGGATGGTATTTACATGAAGATCATCACCAACCAGGTTATCCACATGTTTTTGAAAAAAATGATGCCTTTTTTGTTGTATTTGCAATACCAAGTATGATGCTTTTTTTCTTTGGTATTCGCCCCGAGTTGAATTTTCTGTTTTTTATTGGCCTTGGTATTTTATTTTATGGCTTAGCTTACTTTTTAATTCATGATGTATTAATTCATCGTCGTTTTAAATGGTTTGACAAAACCGATAATTGGTATTTCAGAGGTTTAAGAAAAGCTCACAAAATACATCACAAAAAATTAGGAAAACATGAAGGAGAATGCTTCGGAATGTTATTTGTTCCTTTTAAGTATTTTAAAGAATATTTAAAATAG
- a CDS encoding lycopene cyclase domain-containing protein, with translation MVYLYLLLNLGSLSIPLLYSFEKNMRFIKHWKAVLLSLTIVATVFLIWDAIFTKNGVWGFNPDYHLPFLLLGMPIEEWLFFFCIPYASIFIHYSLEYFKPNLLITEKNTKFITLALIAIVAPVLVLNWGKAYTTVNYSFLIGILLIGFLYGIEYLRRFYIAFLIILIPFFIVNGVLTGTGIEEPVVWYNNDENLSIRLVTIPIEDIGYAFTMLFGNVFLIEKFKK, from the coding sequence GTGGTATATCTTTATTTACTTTTAAATCTAGGTTCCTTAAGTATTCCTCTGTTGTATTCTTTTGAAAAGAATATGCGTTTTATCAAACACTGGAAAGCTGTTCTATTGTCTTTAACTATAGTAGCGACTGTTTTTTTAATTTGGGATGCTATTTTTACAAAAAACGGAGTATGGGGATTTAATCCAGATTATCATTTGCCTTTTTTATTATTAGGTATGCCGATAGAAGAATGGTTATTTTTCTTTTGTATTCCTTATGCAAGTATTTTCATTCATTACTCTTTAGAATATTTTAAACCTAACTTATTAATAACAGAAAAGAATACGAAATTCATTACGTTAGCTCTAATTGCTATAGTTGCACCAGTACTAGTTTTAAATTGGGGTAAAGCATACACAACAGTAAATTATTCCTTTTTAATAGGAATTCTACTCATTGGTTTTTTATATGGAATTGAATATTTAAGACGTTTCTATATTGCTTTTTTAATCATTTTAATTCCTTTTTTTATTGTGAATGGTGTTTTAACAGGTACAGGAATTGAAGAGCCAGTAGTTTGGTATAATAACGATGAAAATCTATCTATCAGATTAGTAACTATACCTATTGAAGATATTGGTTATGCCTTTACGATGTTATTTGGTAATGTGTTTTTAATAGAAAAATTTAAAAAGTAA
- a CDS encoding RICIN domain-containing protein, producing MKNLINSVRKYAILLFCCCGINSLVAQKNYYISASGNDANSGTSINSPWKTINRVNRQSLNNGDIINFKRGDVFYGSLDVKGKNGSFAKRIQYDAYGSGNRPIIRAAKSLKNWSRFRGDIWRIPLNKVDGNRITALYLNNVSQQIGREPNYNATNGGYRTISSHSNNNRSISESSALPYATNFFKGGEITIRTTDDSIKSEIITSHSGKTVNFQLSSSNGFVNNIENNFGYFFQNHVNTLDMNGEWAHDIVNGVLYLYSEVNPNTINVEIPLGAYAISLKNSSNINFKNIKFEGGNDVVLSINKANNITIDNCELNNGSNYLGLGFGLKNFKFTNSTIQNGNNIGIRFEQCNGITFSNNLVRNVGTRSGMGASSFVPYTGVRIISENGSAKNIIEKNVVNKIGYHGINYSGGNFEIRFNYVRNFCLTKDDGGGIYTVGNKNANNRIYKNVVTDGIGAALGAPNNRGPKTAGIYIDNDSQNQLIYENSVSNVIGWGLMANLSSKSTFRDNLVYNCGTAIVSSTYFNSFAAGGGVARATNNTFVNNIFFPKKANQLCAEFTNRITASGFNTFLGEVNKNYYCQPFNGAKQIETFLVRNKTQHTLSEFKIAFPNYEKNGKNAPIQYPSSTDANSIIKFEINATGTSKTINLGNIKYVDAKNIEYTGNVAIPPYSSIALLKKEKVNTPTQLINDGVYFLESVTSDQRLQSEPYNNHLAIMFNPFFRKNQMWAFTHLGNNVYTLKNEKTGRYLEVPFAKCENGTAVSTYTSATGNHQRWKVVKNGNDYSLMPAHCMSQGLDRNQGTLNTNIITYVFSENNNNQKWKIQPISSNRKLAQDEIDDKSIKIYPNPVTNVLTFTGKVIGEKVRIYSISGVKVKELTLENSSIPVNDLASGMYLVSIKDSVIKLMVL from the coding sequence ATGAAAAATCTAATTAATTCAGTTAGAAAGTATGCAATTTTATTATTTTGCTGTTGTGGAATCAATTCGTTGGTAGCACAAAAAAATTACTACATCAGTGCATCAGGAAATGATGCAAATTCAGGAACTTCTATAAACTCTCCTTGGAAAACAATTAATAGAGTAAATAGGCAATCACTAAATAATGGTGATATTATCAATTTTAAACGAGGTGATGTTTTTTACGGATCTTTAGATGTCAAAGGAAAAAATGGAAGTTTTGCAAAACGAATCCAATATGACGCCTATGGATCAGGTAATCGTCCAATAATTAGAGCTGCTAAAAGTTTAAAAAATTGGTCTCGATTTAGAGGGGATATTTGGCGTATTCCTTTAAATAAAGTTGATGGTAATCGAATTACAGCGTTGTATTTAAATAATGTTTCGCAACAAATTGGTCGTGAACCTAATTACAATGCAACTAATGGTGGATATAGAACCATTAGTTCACATTCAAATAACAATCGTTCTATTTCAGAATCTTCAGCATTACCTTACGCTACTAACTTCTTTAAAGGAGGAGAAATAACAATTAGAACGACAGATGATTCTATCAAATCAGAAATAATTACTTCTCATTCAGGTAAAACAGTAAACTTTCAATTATCGTCAAGCAATGGTTTTGTAAATAATATTGAAAATAATTTTGGTTACTTTTTTCAAAACCATGTAAACACTTTAGACATGAATGGTGAATGGGCTCATGATATTGTAAATGGAGTATTGTATTTATACAGTGAGGTAAATCCTAATACCATAAATGTAGAAATTCCGTTAGGAGCATATGCAATAAGTCTTAAAAATAGTAGTAATATTAACTTTAAAAATATAAAGTTTGAAGGAGGTAATGATGTTGTATTAAGTATTAATAAGGCGAATAATATTACCATTGATAATTGTGAGTTAAATAATGGTAGTAATTATTTAGGTTTAGGCTTTGGTTTAAAAAACTTTAAATTCACTAATAGTACTATTCAGAATGGAAATAATATAGGTATTAGATTTGAACAATGTAACGGAATTACTTTTTCTAATAATTTAGTTAGAAATGTAGGAACCAGATCTGGAATGGGAGCTTCAAGTTTTGTTCCGTATACAGGAGTAAGAATTATTAGTGAAAATGGCTCAGCAAAAAACATAATTGAAAAAAATGTAGTCAATAAAATAGGATACCATGGTATTAATTACTCAGGAGGAAATTTTGAAATTCGTTTTAATTATGTTAGAAATTTTTGTTTAACAAAAGATGATGGCGGTGGTATTTATACAGTAGGAAATAAAAACGCTAACAATCGTATATACAAAAACGTGGTCACTGATGGTATTGGGGCAGCATTAGGTGCTCCAAATAATCGTGGTCCTAAAACTGCAGGAATTTATATAGACAATGACTCTCAAAATCAATTAATTTATGAAAACTCTGTTTCAAATGTTATTGGTTGGGGACTTATGGCTAATCTATCTAGTAAAAGTACTTTTAGAGATAATTTAGTATATAATTGTGGTACAGCTATTGTGTCATCTACTTACTTTAATTCTTTTGCTGCTGGTGGAGGAGTTGCAAGAGCAACTAATAATACATTTGTGAATAACATCTTTTTCCCTAAAAAAGCGAATCAACTTTGTGCTGAATTTACGAATAGAATAACAGCGTCTGGATTTAATACTTTCTTAGGAGAGGTAAATAAAAATTATTATTGCCAGCCTTTTAATGGTGCAAAGCAAATAGAAACATTTTTAGTTCGAAATAAAACACAGCATACTTTATCAGAATTTAAAATTGCTTTTCCAAATTATGAGAAAAATGGTAAGAATGCACCAATTCAATATCCATCATCAACCGATGCTAATTCAATAATAAAATTTGAAATTAATGCAACAGGTACTTCTAAAACAATAAACTTAGGAAATATCAAGTATGTAGATGCCAAGAATATCGAATATACAGGAAATGTAGCGATACCTCCGTATTCATCAATAGCATTATTAAAAAAAGAAAAAGTAAATACACCGACTCAATTAATTAATGATGGAGTTTACTTTTTAGAGTCGGTTACTTCTGATCAAAGATTACAGTCAGAACCTTACAACAATCATTTGGCTATAATGTTTAATCCTTTTTTTAGAAAAAATCAAATGTGGGCTTTTACTCATTTAGGCAATAACGTTTACACTCTTAAAAATGAAAAAACAGGACGATATTTAGAAGTTCCTTTTGCAAAGTGTGAAAATGGTACAGCAGTATCAACATACACAAGTGCAACAGGAAATCATCAACGTTGGAAGGTAGTAAAGAATGGGAATGATTATAGTTTAATGCCAGCACATTGTATGAGTCAAGGTTTAGATCGTAATCAAGGTACTTTAAATACAAATATTATAACCTATGTATTTTCTGAAAATAACAACAATCAAAAATGGAAGATACAGCCAATTTCATCTAACAGAAAATTAGCTCAAGATGAGATTGATGATAAGTCTATTAAAATATATCCTAATCCGGTAACCAATGTATTGACTTTTACTGGAAAAGTTATAGGAGAAAAAGTAAGGATTTATTCCATTTCAGGAGTAAAAGTAAAAGAGCTTACATTAGAAAACTCTAGCATACCAGTGAATGATCTAGCAAGTGGTATGTACTTGGTTTCCATAAAAGATAGTGTTATAAAACTAATGGTTTTATAA